One window of the Candidatus Stoquefichus sp. SB1 genome contains the following:
- the leuS gene encoding leucine--tRNA ligase, giving the protein MPFDHKQIEKKWQQYWDENKVFYTDVWDFSKPKYYALDMFPYPSGQGLHVGHPEGYTATDIMSRMKRMQGFNVLHPMGFDAFGLPAEQYAIKTGNHPEGFTLENIATFTKQLKMLGFSFDWDKCISTCDPDYYKWTQWIFKQLYNDGLAKNVDIPVNWCEELGTVLANDEIIDGKSERGGYPVVRKNMKQWVIDIPSYAEKLLAGLEDIDWPESTKEIQRNWIGKSIGAHVDFQVSGHDDKFTVFTTRCDTLFGATYCVLAPEHELVAKITTAPQKDAVDAYVKACATKSELERTELNKEKTGVFTGAYAINPVNQKEIPIWISDYVLAGYGTGAIMAVPAHDERDYEFAKKFDIDIIPVLEGGDVTKEAWTQDGVHINSDFLDGMNKEDAIATMTKWLEEHHCGQQKINYRLREWIFARQRYWGEPIPIINFEDGSSVALSDDQLPLILPPLEDYSPSKTGASPLDKATDWVNVAVNGQPGKRETSTMPGSAGSSWYYMRYLDPHNDKEIADKKLLDHWLPVDLYVGGPEHAVGHLLYSRMWNRYLYDKGYLSHPEPFQKLYHQGMILGGNGEKMSKSKGNVINPDDIIEAYGADTLRVYEMFMGPLEASKPWSESGVDGARKWLDRVYRLIIESDKLTDENDHSLDFIYHATVKKVTADYETLGFNTAISQMMIFVNEAYKSPTLYRPYAENLVKMLSCIAPHIGEEMWSLLGHEGTIAYAAWPTYDEKMLEQATVEMAVQVNGKLRAKITVAKDEDDEVVRAEALAQDNVKIHTEGKTVVKVIVVKNKIVNVVIR; this is encoded by the coding sequence ATGCCGTTTGATCACAAACAAATTGAAAAGAAGTGGCAGCAATATTGGGATGAAAATAAAGTTTTCTATACTGATGTATGGGATTTTTCAAAACCAAAATATTATGCTTTGGATATGTTCCCATATCCATCAGGTCAAGGTTTGCATGTTGGACATCCAGAAGGATATACTGCAACAGATATTATGTCAAGAATGAAAAGAATGCAAGGGTTTAATGTATTACATCCAATGGGATTTGATGCATTTGGATTGCCTGCTGAGCAATATGCGATTAAGACAGGAAATCATCCTGAAGGTTTTACTTTAGAGAATATTGCGACTTTTACAAAACAATTAAAAATGTTAGGTTTTTCATTTGATTGGGATAAATGTATTTCAACATGTGATCCTGATTATTATAAATGGACACAGTGGATTTTTAAACAATTATATAATGATGGATTAGCAAAGAATGTAGATATTCCGGTTAACTGGTGTGAAGAACTTGGAACTGTTTTAGCTAATGATGAAATTATTGATGGTAAGAGTGAACGTGGAGGATATCCAGTTGTTAGAAAAAATATGAAACAATGGGTGATTGATATTCCTTCATATGCTGAAAAGTTATTAGCAGGATTAGAAGATATTGATTGGCCAGAATCAACAAAAGAAATTCAAAGAAACTGGATTGGGAAATCAATAGGGGCACATGTTGATTTTCAAGTTTCAGGACATGATGATAAGTTTACTGTTTTTACAACACGTTGTGATACATTGTTTGGTGCAACTTACTGTGTTTTAGCACCAGAACATGAATTGGTTGCTAAAATAACAACAGCTCCACAAAAAGATGCTGTAGATGCTTATGTAAAAGCATGTGCTACAAAATCTGAATTAGAACGTACAGAATTAAATAAAGAAAAAACAGGTGTATTTACAGGAGCCTATGCAATAAATCCAGTGAATCAAAAAGAGATTCCAATTTGGATTTCAGATTATGTTTTAGCTGGATATGGAACAGGTGCGATTATGGCAGTTCCAGCTCATGATGAAAGAGATTATGAATTTGCAAAGAAATTTGATATTGATATTATTCCTGTACTTGAAGGTGGCGATGTTACAAAAGAAGCATGGACACAAGATGGTGTTCATATCAATTCTGATTTTTTAGATGGTATGAATAAAGAAGATGCCATTGCAACAATGACAAAATGGTTAGAAGAACATCATTGTGGTCAACAAAAAATCAATTATCGTTTAAGAGAATGGATTTTTGCACGTCAAAGATATTGGGGTGAACCTATTCCAATCATCAATTTTGAAGATGGATCATCTGTTGCTTTAAGTGATGATCAATTACCACTTATTTTACCACCTTTAGAAGATTATTCGCCTTCTAAAACAGGTGCTTCACCATTAGATAAAGCAACTGACTGGGTGAATGTTGCAGTCAATGGACAACCAGGTAAGCGTGAAACAAGTACAATGCCTGGAAGTGCTGGAAGTAGTTGGTATTATATGCGATATTTAGATCCACATAATGATAAAGAAATTGCTGATAAAAAATTGTTAGATCACTGGTTACCAGTTGATTTATATGTCGGTGGACCAGAACATGCAGTTGGACATTTATTATATTCACGTATGTGGAATCGTTATTTATATGATAAAGGATATTTATCACATCCTGAGCCTTTCCAAAAATTATATCATCAAGGTATGATTTTAGGTGGTAATGGTGAAAAAATGAGTAAGTCTAAAGGAAATGTTATTAATCCTGATGATATTATTGAAGCTTATGGAGCAGATACATTACGTGTTTATGAAATGTTTATGGGACCTTTAGAAGCAAGTAAACCATGGAGTGAAAGCGGTGTTGATGGTGCCAGAAAATGGTTGGATCGTGTTTATCGTTTGATTATTGAATCTGATAAATTAACTGATGAAAATGATCATTCATTAGACTTTATTTATCATGCAACTGTTAAAAAGGTCACTGCTGACTATGAAACATTAGGTTTCAATACAGCAATCTCACAAATGATGATATTTGTTAATGAAGCCTATAAATCACCAACACTTTATCGTCCTTATGCTGAAAACTTAGTCAAAATGTTAAGTTGTATTGCGCCACATATTGGTGAAGAAATGTGGTCATTATTAGGACATGAAGGAACAATTGCATATGCTGCTTGGCCAACATATGATGAAAAAATGTTAGAACAGGCAACTGTGGAAATGGCAGTTCAAGTCAATGGTAAATTACGTGCTAAGATTACAGTCGCTAAAGATGAAGATGATGAGGTTGTTAGGGCAGAAGCATTAGCTCAAGACAATGTTAAAATTCATACTGAAGGTAAAACTGTTGTCAAAGTGATTGTCGTTAAGAATAAAATCGTGAATGTGGTTATAAGATAA
- a CDS encoding ABC transporter ATP-binding protein/permease: MLELKHIFKKFEDRVILDDLSIILPDTGMIGIVGESGCGKSTLLYILGMLDRDYEGEIFFNGEIITHYDDFIRHHVSYMMQNNDMIESLTLKENILLPCQVSYKGYDASRFEKITKQLEIDTLLSRYPSQLSGGQLKRASIAKALLKQSSLVLADEPTGSLHLQQSHEVMHQLQKLSHSSLVIVVSHDPQLLKTYCDSILTLKDGKLKGRIVKMPPLAFQPIQTRYYSLLYYPIQQLLHQRNKLVFLFLFQWIVIVAFFLIVTAMNGVFDAISESEWQSVGVNMMSVEKRDGQFFDELLNDPLIYHADYESRLEQVSVYFKQQSLSCLVHYLPLQTQHIQLQEGRLPQSKDEIIISYPLYQTIHQNKSLQLTYQQQMMDMKVVGVLRNDFFAVEEIYCASSLGEEWELTNKASLSIEAKSTHARELYQKLVKDYHVYSDVIERVDNYQSLLSLAQWIASLFIGVSFFISLLLIAIVESIIYLERQHDVAYLLSLGMSQKRLFSLSFMEALFMGMIMGVGGCLLSIFTYYYLNDVYQISQYFHMHLVLKKVVFHVYDLYGIIILSYMLMTMLGSLIPMKKMMQTSVIDVLREE, encoded by the coding sequence ATGTTAGAATTAAAGCATATTTTCAAAAAATTTGAAGATCGTGTGATTTTAGATGATCTTTCAATAATTTTACCAGATACAGGAATGATTGGGATTGTTGGAGAAAGTGGCTGTGGGAAAAGTACGTTGCTTTACATTTTAGGAATGCTAGATAGAGATTATGAAGGAGAGATCTTTTTTAATGGGGAGATTATAACTCACTATGATGATTTTATTCGTCATCATGTTTCTTATATGATGCAAAATAATGATATGATAGAATCTTTAACATTAAAAGAAAATATTCTTTTGCCCTGTCAAGTGAGTTATAAAGGATATGATGCCAGTCGTTTTGAGAAAATAACAAAACAATTAGAAATTGATACTTTATTATCAAGATATCCATCACAGCTATCAGGTGGACAATTAAAACGTGCCTCTATTGCGAAAGCTTTATTAAAGCAATCATCACTGGTATTAGCAGACGAACCAACAGGTTCACTGCACTTACAGCAATCGCATGAAGTCATGCACCAATTACAGAAATTATCACACTCTTCACTCGTTATTGTGGTTTCCCATGATCCCCAATTGTTAAAAACTTATTGTGATTCAATATTGACTTTAAAAGACGGAAAACTAAAAGGGCGTATTGTCAAAATGCCTCCATTAGCCTTTCAGCCTATTCAAACTCGTTACTATTCCCTCCTATATTATCCAATTCAACAACTGCTTCACCAAAGAAACAAATTAGTGTTTCTTTTTTTATTTCAATGGATTGTTATTGTGGCTTTTTTTCTTATTGTGACCGCAATGAATGGTGTATTTGATGCAATTAGTGAAAGCGAATGGCAGTCTGTTGGAGTCAATATGATGAGTGTGGAAAAACGTGATGGTCAATTCTTTGATGAACTGCTAAATGATCCTTTGATTTATCATGCAGATTATGAATCACGTTTAGAACAAGTATCTGTTTATTTTAAGCAACAATCATTATCATGTCTTGTTCATTATTTACCATTACAGACTCAGCATATTCAATTACAAGAAGGACGCTTGCCACAATCAAAAGATGAAATTATTATCTCTTATCCCTTATATCAGACTATTCATCAGAATAAATCTTTACAGTTGACTTATCAGCAACAAATGATGGATATGAAAGTTGTAGGTGTTTTAAGAAATGATTTTTTTGCGGTTGAAGAAATTTATTGTGCGTCATCTTTAGGGGAAGAATGGGAACTTACCAACAAGGCTTCTTTATCAATTGAAGCGAAATCAACACATGCAAGAGAACTTTATCAAAAGCTTGTTAAGGATTATCATGTTTATAGTGATGTGATTGAAAGAGTCGATAATTATCAGTCTTTACTTTCTTTAGCCCAATGGATTGCTTCTCTTTTTATAGGGGTGAGTTTTTTTATTTCATTGCTTTTAATTGCTATTGTTGAATCCATTATTTATTTAGAACGTCAACATGATGTTGCTTACTTATTATCACTAGGTATGAGTCAAAAGCGATTGTTTTCACTTTCTTTTATGGAAGCATTATTTATGGGGATGATAATGGGCGTTGGTGGCTGTCTGTTATCTATATTCACTTATTATTATCTCAATGATGTTTATCAGATATCACAATATTTTCATATGCATTTGGTTTTAAAAAAAGTGGTGTTTCATGTTTATGATTTATATGGCATTATTATTTTGAGTTATATGTTGATGACAATGTTAGGAAGTTTGATTCCTATGAAGAAAATGATGCAGACTTCAGTGATAGATGTTTTAAGGGAGGAATAG
- a CDS encoding Abi family protein gives MSQQDNIPINLEEQINWMKKYVNFRQNKKMREYLKCVGYFRASRYGKYLLSHTMQLGRKPDHNLLFNLYRLDIELRKLFFEYCQYIEIQTRTYISDFISLELNNELFYLDVNSYTPSKSEKSKIKKKKNQHYFKTMFKDLLKREEEIRKNQKKYPELAEYRKGGIRTNQKLPCWVYFSYADFGNICLMYSYLNMKYKKMVLDKGYLGRTHSKTDVEQYVTWLDAIKNLRNICCHHNILIGRTSSIVLEDRIDNGLLLSNSDLFSRVYALNKLLHDKERTEFKVALSKILLRSKVDWKLLEILPSDWESKYDKIHKL, from the coding sequence TTGTCACAACAAGATAATATACCGATTAATTTAGAAGAACAAATTAATTGGATGAAGAAGTATGTCAATTTCAGACAAAATAAAAAAATGAGAGAATATTTGAAGTGTGTGGGTTATTTTCGGGCTAGTAGATATGGCAAATATTTATTATCACATACAATGCAGTTAGGAAGAAAACCTGATCATAATTTGCTTTTTAACTTATATCGTTTGGATATAGAGTTGCGCAAATTATTTTTTGAATACTGTCAATATATAGAAATACAGACAAGAACTTATATATCTGACTTTATATCATTAGAGTTGAATAATGAATTATTTTATTTAGATGTCAATTCTTATACTCCATCTAAATCGGAGAAGAGTAAAATAAAAAAGAAAAAGAATCAACATTATTTTAAAACTATGTTTAAAGATTTATTAAAAAGAGAAGAAGAAATAAGAAAAAATCAAAAAAAATATCCAGAATTAGCTGAATATCGCAAAGGTGGTATTAGAACGAATCAAAAATTACCATGTTGGGTATATTTCTCATATGCTGATTTTGGTAATATTTGTTTAATGTATTCGTATTTGAATATGAAATATAAGAAGATGGTATTAGATAAAGGTTATTTAGGTAGGACTCATTCAAAGACGGATGTTGAGCAATATGTTACATGGTTAGATGCAATTAAAAATTTAAGGAATATATGTTGTCATCATAATATCTTGATTGGGAGAACATCTTCAATAGTTCTAGAAGATAGGATTGATAATGGACTGCTTCTTTCAAATTCTGATTTATTCTCTAGAGTATATGCGTTGAATAAATTATTACATGATAAGGAAAGAACAGAATTTAAAGTTGCACTTAGTAAAATACTTTTAAGAAGTAAAGTAGACTGGAAATTACTTGAAATCTTACCGTCAGATTGGGAAAGTAAATATGACAAAATACACAAACTATAA
- a CDS encoding PTS transporter subunit EIIC encodes MSKIKNYFEEKIVPSIDKFTNARYVKIIMDGFMGVSALAIGGSIFMLIRSLPLGDWYTNFLTSTGLVDILNFPVMITSDLISLYLVIALGYFTAKSFGKNPFSGAMIGLGALLLLTPFETTAILTDATGAEVSGIVSSVLPVSSFGATGLFLAMIAGISGARIYVWCLDKNIKIKMPESVPPKDIKRNLLIGIEKLF; translated from the coding sequence ATGAGTAAAATCAAAAACTATTTTGAAGAAAAAATCGTACCAAGTATTGATAAATTTACAAATGCTCGATATGTAAAGATTATTATGGATGGATTTATGGGTGTAAGTGCATTAGCAATTGGAGGATCAATCTTTATGTTAATTCGCTCTTTACCATTAGGAGATTGGTATACCAATTTTTTAACAAGTACAGGTTTAGTAGATATCTTAAATTTTCCTGTAATGATTACAAGTGATTTGATTTCACTATATTTGGTTATTGCTTTAGGTTATTTTACTGCAAAGTCGTTTGGCAAAAATCCTTTTTCAGGTGCAATGATTGGTTTGGGGGCATTATTGTTACTGACTCCATTTGAGACAACGGCGATATTAACAGATGCAACTGGTGCAGAAGTATCTGGCATTGTAAGTAGTGTATTACCTGTTTCATCATTTGGAGCAACAGGATTGTTTTTAGCCATGATTGCAGGAATTTCTGGAGCGAGAATTTATGTTTGGTGTTTAGATAAAAATATCAAGATTAAAATGCCAGAGTCAGTTCCACCAAAAGATATAAAAAGAAATCTTTTGATTGGTATCGAAAAGTTATTTTAA
- a CDS encoding ABC transporter ATP-binding protein/permease: MLKLIHITKRYHYQKVLDDICMELPDCGLVAIVGPSGCGKSTLLHIMGGIDKDFQGCLEYNGKAVKHHLSRYRRQHMSFIFQDFYLIKWLSVHQNIKLSHFFYPQAKSQQNLDIKTFEDLKIPSLSQGQKQRIAYLRAHYQKADILLCDEPTGSLDPTHAKHVMECLKEESQERLVILVSHNMPLVEKYCDEIYEMNDGHIQSHRIKRIVAKKSLAIHPLYRQYFSKMRLSLMSFLSHKSRSLQLIFGLTLSFLCIVLTLTMSHGLEKQIQDYIYSLVPASSISFQNQQHLSIDQSFVQQLSSHDAITRVQLFLDDYECLGIGFHSERYQESQTLFIGDDASPYLHLQLKLGHYPKEDQDILLSLSTAKHLLKEQDDLSSLINQKIYAWYQYQNQVKAISYRIVGITDQSTTLDTLYQKENAYIHLLKGVYYDDELSVKKTLGLIYVNPQYQRSQIIAQLKKDYPEYQFLEVGATTSKNVTQTMSQVRIVLSIFSVLAIISSLFLIGEVMFLNVVQKKKDLAIMKCFGASSFDLLRIVFYESIEIVLIAQLICVFLYWQLLNFVNQFIQNMLLNNTFFFAFDYQLLLLVFGISYGLVIISQLPPLVYVFKMNTVKHLKDSS; encoded by the coding sequence ATGTTAAAGTTAATACATATCACAAAACGCTATCATTATCAAAAAGTGTTAGATGATATTTGCATGGAATTGCCAGATTGTGGCTTAGTTGCTATTGTTGGGCCTTCTGGTTGTGGAAAAAGTACATTGCTACATATTATGGGAGGAATTGATAAAGATTTTCAGGGGTGTTTAGAATATAATGGAAAAGCAGTCAAACATCATTTATCACGATATCGTCGTCAACATATGAGTTTTATTTTTCAAGATTTTTATTTGATAAAATGGCTTTCTGTTCATCAAAATATAAAGCTTTCTCATTTTTTCTATCCACAAGCCAAAAGTCAACAGAATCTCGATATCAAAACTTTTGAGGATTTAAAAATACCATCTCTTTCACAAGGTCAAAAACAACGCATTGCTTATTTAAGAGCACACTATCAAAAGGCGGATATTTTATTATGTGATGAGCCAACAGGGTCATTAGATCCTACACATGCCAAGCATGTGATGGAATGTTTAAAAGAAGAATCTCAGGAGCGTCTGGTCATTTTGGTATCTCATAATATGCCATTGGTAGAAAAATATTGTGATGAGATTTATGAAATGAATGACGGACATATTCAAAGTCATCGAATAAAGCGAATTGTTGCTAAGAAAAGTTTAGCTATTCATCCATTATATAGACAATATTTTAGCAAAATGCGTCTTTCACTAATGTCATTTTTATCACATAAGTCACGTTCACTTCAATTGATTTTTGGATTAACTTTATCTTTTTTGTGTATTGTTTTAACTTTAACAATGAGTCATGGTCTGGAAAAACAAATCCAGGATTACATTTATTCACTTGTTCCTGCTTCCAGCATTAGTTTTCAAAATCAACAGCATTTATCAATTGATCAATCATTTGTTCAACAACTTTCCTCACATGATGCCATCACAAGGGTTCAACTTTTTTTAGATGATTATGAATGTCTAGGCATTGGTTTTCATTCAGAACGATATCAGGAATCACAGACGCTTTTTATTGGTGATGATGCATCACCTTATTTGCATCTCCAATTAAAATTAGGTCATTATCCAAAAGAAGATCAAGATATTTTGTTATCACTTTCAACAGCAAAACATTTATTAAAAGAACAAGATGATTTATCTTCTTTAATCAATCAAAAAATTTATGCCTGGTATCAATATCAAAATCAGGTTAAGGCTATTTCATATCGGATTGTTGGAATCACAGATCAGTCAACAACATTAGATACTCTTTATCAAAAAGAAAATGCCTATATTCATTTATTAAAAGGGGTCTACTATGATGATGAATTATCTGTTAAAAAAACATTAGGATTAATTTATGTGAATCCTCAATATCAAAGAAGTCAAATTATTGCACAGTTAAAAAAAGATTATCCTGAATATCAGTTTTTAGAAGTCGGGGCAACAACTTCTAAAAATGTAACACAGACCATGTCACAGGTAAGAATTGTTTTATCTATTTTTTCTGTGCTTGCCATTATTTCTTCATTATTTCTTATTGGGGAAGTCATGTTTTTAAATGTTGTTCAAAAAAAGAAAGATTTAGCTATTATGAAATGTTTTGGAGCAAGTTCATTTGATTTATTAAGAATTGTTTTTTATGAATCAATTGAAATTGTCCTGATAGCTCAATTGATATGTGTATTCTTATATTGGCAATTATTAAATTTTGTTAATCAGTTTATTCAAAATATGTTATTGAATAATACCTTCTTTTTTGCTTTTGATTATCAATTGTTATTACTTGTTTTTGGAATATCTTATGGACTCGTTATCATTAGTCAATTACCACCACTTGTTTATGTTTTTAAAATGAATACTGTCAAACATTTAAAAGATTCATCATAG
- a CDS encoding response regulator: MNKKKVLIVDDVDINRMILSDAFHDRYIVMEAENGAVALEILMNQSIDVVLLDIVMPIMDGFQVLAEMKKNNMIDKIPVFLITAETTNQYLEKGYQLGAVDVITKPFNPSFIRRRIENIIELYSHRLHLQQIVDEQMKTLRIQEKQLREANRSVIDTLSTAIEFRDCESGAHVSRIRSMTRMLLYELRKNHYCELSDIEIELIGDAAVMHDVGKISIPDSILNKPGKLTAEEYEIMKMHTIKGCELLENIEQLKKSELYNYCYDICRHHHERWDGHGYPDGLKGNDISLWAQVVSLADVFDALVSERVYKKAYSYQEAMMMINNGECGVFQPRLLLDFNAISLKIYETLYKD; the protein is encoded by the coding sequence GTGAACAAGAAGAAAGTCCTGATTGTTGATGATGTGGATATAAATAGAATGATCTTAAGTGATGCTTTTCATGATCGTTATATTGTGATGGAGGCAGAAAATGGCGCAGTTGCTTTAGAAATCCTTATGAATCAAAGTATTGATGTTGTTTTATTAGATATTGTGATGCCAATTATGGATGGTTTCCAAGTCTTAGCAGAAATGAAAAAAAATAATATGATTGATAAGATTCCAGTCTTTTTGATTACGGCTGAAACAACAAACCAATACTTAGAAAAAGGATATCAATTAGGTGCTGTAGACGTTATTACAAAACCATTTAATCCTTCTTTTATTCGTAGACGAATAGAAAATATTATAGAGTTATATTCGCATCGTTTACATTTACAGCAAATTGTAGATGAACAAATGAAAACATTAAGAATTCAGGAAAAGCAGTTGCGTGAAGCTAATCGATCAGTTATTGATACATTGAGTACGGCGATTGAATTTCGTGATTGTGAATCAGGTGCTCATGTTTCTAGAATAAGAAGTATGACAAGAATGTTATTATATGAATTGCGAAAAAATCATTATTGTGAATTATCTGATATTGAAATAGAGTTGATTGGTGACGCTGCTGTTATGCATGATGTAGGAAAAATTTCGATTCCTGATAGTATTTTAAATAAACCTGGGAAATTAACGGCTGAAGAATATGAAATCATGAAAATGCATACGATTAAAGGCTGTGAATTATTAGAAAATATAGAACAATTAAAAAAGAGTGAATTATATAATTATTGTTATGATATTTGTCGTCATCATCATGAACGCTGGGATGGTCATGGGTATCCAGATGGACTGAAAGGAAATGATATTTCTTTATGGGCACAAGTGGTTTCGTTAGCGGATGTTTTTGATGCGTTGGTAAGTGAACGTGTGTATAAAAAGGCATATAGTTATCAAGAAGCTATGATGATGATTAATAATGGTGAATGTGGCGTTTTTCAGCCTCGATTATTATTGGATTTTAATGCAATTAGTCTTAAAATTTATGAAACTTTATATAAAGATTAA
- a CDS encoding glucose PTS transporter subunit IIA, with protein sequence MNIEKNAIYILENIGGKENVNQVSHCATRLRFQVKNKDLIKKDIIENLEGIFGVHIIGNECQIIVGGDVIKYYPIIQSKIDKTENITVSKKKNSLKDYGFAFLDFVSGTMTPLIPALIGCSMIRGLLILLSQFGLMNAESPTYAILNAASNGIFYFLPILASFSAAKKLNVNPYIAACISAALMEPNFSGLMQNTGDIVDFFGIPVMMFNYASSLIPALLSTWLYSFLWKFLEKKMPSSIAGVFNPAICLFVFVPLTAILFGPIAYYIGNFVGDLFNSINGISPIIAGIFIGVTMNYLVISGVHWVITAICINEFALNGYSTLFGYWWCACISYIAIALGAIWVAKNKKERSLAISCSIVALFGGVSEPTLYSYLLRNKKYAIPMAISGALGGALAGILGTKATAFSMATIFTVSCVEMNGSFITSCFVFASQIVVGVICTKIFVGQSKAVSFLAPMTGSIIPLSNVNDSVFAQETLGGGFAIIPTDNKVYSPFDGEIISLYPTKHAIGLKDKNNNEVLIHIGIDTVLLQGEGFVLHVAQGDQVKSGQLLLEFDEALMKSKNIDLTTPIIFVGNHNIDNLKQHSISAKTQLIQI encoded by the coding sequence ATGAATATAGAAAAAAATGCTATTTATATTTTAGAAAATATTGGTGGTAAAGAGAATGTTAATCAGGTTTCACACTGTGCTACAAGATTACGTTTTCAAGTCAAAAATAAAGATTTAATTAAAAAAGATATAATTGAAAATTTGGAAGGTATCTTTGGTGTTCATATCATTGGAAATGAGTGTCAAATTATCGTTGGTGGCGATGTTATTAAATATTACCCAATCATCCAATCCAAAATTGATAAAACAGAAAACATAACAGTTTCAAAAAAGAAAAACTCATTGAAAGATTATGGTTTTGCCTTTCTTGATTTTGTTTCAGGGACAATGACTCCATTAATTCCTGCTTTGATTGGTTGTTCAATGATTCGTGGGCTTCTCATCTTATTAAGCCAATTTGGATTGATGAATGCTGAGAGTCCAACATATGCTATTTTGAATGCAGCATCCAATGGTATTTTCTACTTTTTGCCAATTTTAGCGTCATTTTCAGCAGCGAAAAAATTAAATGTGAATCCTTATATTGCAGCGTGTATTTCAGCTGCATTAATGGAACCTAACTTTTCTGGGTTAATGCAAAATACAGGTGATATCGTTGATTTCTTCGGTATTCCTGTCATGATGTTTAATTATGCATCTTCCCTTATTCCAGCTTTGCTTTCTACATGGCTCTACTCTTTTTTATGGAAGTTCCTAGAAAAGAAAATGCCAAGTTCTATTGCTGGTGTCTTTAATCCTGCAATATGCTTATTTGTATTTGTTCCTTTAACTGCTATTTTATTTGGACCAATTGCTTATTATATTGGAAATTTTGTCGGAGATTTATTTAACAGTATAAATGGTATCAGCCCTATCATTGCAGGCATCTTTATTGGAGTTACAATGAACTACTTAGTTATTTCTGGTGTTCACTGGGTAATTACTGCAATTTGTATTAATGAATTTGCATTAAATGGATACTCAACATTGTTTGGATATTGGTGGTGTGCTTGTATTTCCTACATTGCAATAGCATTAGGTGCAATATGGGTTGCCAAAAATAAAAAAGAACGTAGTTTAGCAATCTCATGCAGTATAGTTGCTTTATTTGGTGGTGTATCTGAACCTACATTATATTCTTATTTACTTAGAAATAAAAAATATGCTATTCCAATGGCTATTTCTGGTGCGTTAGGTGGCGCCTTGGCAGGTATTCTTGGTACAAAGGCAACTGCTTTTTCAATGGCAACTATTTTTACAGTTTCTTGTGTAGAAATGAATGGCAGTTTTATAACATCTTGTTTTGTTTTTGCTAGTCAAATTGTTGTTGGTGTTATTTGCACAAAGATTTTTGTTGGTCAATCCAAAGCAGTATCCTTTTTGGCCCCTATGACTGGAAGTATTATCCCACTTAGTAATGTCAATGATTCCGTATTTGCCCAAGAAACACTAGGTGGTGGATTTGCTATTATTCCAACTGATAATAAAGTATATTCACCTTTTGATGGAGAAATCATTTCATTATATCCTACAAAACATGCCATTGGATTAAAGGATAAAAATAATAATGAAGTTCTTATTCATATCGGTATTGATACTGTTCTTTTACAAGGTGAGGGATTTGTTTTACATGTTGCTCAAGGTGATCAAGTAAAAAGTGGTCAACTCCTACTTGAATTTGATGAAGCTCTCATGAAGTCTAAAAATATTGATTTAACTACACCTATTATTTTTGTAGGAAATCATAATATAGATAATTTAAAACAACATTCTATTTCAGCTAAAACACAATTAATTCAAATATAA